One Spirochaeta cellobiosiphila DSM 17781 DNA window includes the following coding sequences:
- a CDS encoding ATP synthase F0 subunit B → MDLFALEPGLAIWTWISFAILFFIMSKFALPVVLDNLNKREQYISSAVDKTAQIEKRLGEIESERDEIIKKANEEADKILLNTRQDAEKLKQELAKKAEAEASAIIQEGHERAKLEREKMISDLQDDLSDLICNTSEKVVASTFISDKERQWTKDLVKQL, encoded by the coding sequence ATGGATTTATTTGCTTTAGAACCGGGATTGGCCATATGGACTTGGATTAGTTTTGCCATTCTATTCTTTATTATGAGTAAGTTTGCTCTTCCTGTTGTGTTGGATAACCTCAACAAAAGGGAACAATACATCTCATCAGCAGTTGATAAAACAGCGCAGATTGAGAAGAGACTGGGAGAGATTGAATCTGAAAGAGATGAAATAATAAAGAAGGCGAACGAAGAAGCAGACAAGATCTTGCTTAACACTCGTCAAGATGCAGAAAAGCTAAAACAAGAACTGGCTAAAAAGGCAGAAGCAGAAGCTTCAGCCATTATTCAGGAAGGTCATGAAAGAGCGAAACTTGAAAGGGAAAAAATGATTTCCGATCTTCAAGACGATTTATCTGATCTTATATGTAATACTTCAGAAAAGGTGGTAGCCTCAACCTTTATATCTGATAAAGAACGTCAGTGGACAAAGGATTTGGTCAAACAACTATGA
- the atpE gene encoding ATP synthase F0 subunit C: MDLTLLAKAIAVIGAGLAIGGGGIGIGLVGSKALEAIARQPQEKKDIRTNMFLVAALVEGLAFFGAIIALLVIFMG; this comes from the coding sequence ATGGATTTAACATTATTAGCTAAGGCAATTGCTGTTATTGGAGCTGGATTAGCCATCGGTGGTGGTGGAATCGGTATTGGTTTGGTAGGAAGTAAGGCTCTTGAAGCTATAGCCCGACAACCACAGGAAAAGAAAGACATCAGAACAAACATGTTCCTTGTAGCAGCATTGGTTGAAGGGTTAGCTTTCTTTGGTGCTATCATAGCCTTACTCGTTATCTTTATGGGATAA
- the atpB gene encoding F0F1 ATP synthase subunit A, protein MIAKLKGYHKLPLLFLMMLMGSSLFAQEQGEGVSETLFKHILDGHEWDIFPFLPTIHLPNNLSVHQLMLIIGVFLASLFFLLLAKKNDMKPKKLTLTMEYLVLFVRDDMVYPIMGEEKGKKWLPFFITLFVYLLILNILGLIPAFKTATGNINVAMMMAIPILFITFIDGIRHLGIKKFFTNLYPEGSPFAVGIFVAVLEFISIFTRSLVLGLRLFANMFAGHMAILSFLVLIFVINPFFGFISVPFAVFTYTLEVLIAVLQAFVFTLLSCIFIAMASEH, encoded by the coding sequence ATGATAGCTAAACTTAAAGGATATCATAAACTTCCTTTGCTGTTCTTGATGATGCTAATGGGGTCTTCTCTATTCGCTCAGGAACAAGGTGAAGGTGTCTCAGAGACCTTATTCAAACATATCTTGGATGGTCATGAATGGGATATATTCCCCTTTCTACCTACCATTCACCTACCAAATAACCTGTCTGTGCATCAACTGATGCTGATTATTGGAGTCTTCCTGGCTTCCCTGTTCTTTCTTCTACTTGCTAAAAAAAACGATATGAAACCTAAGAAGTTAACACTGACTATGGAATACCTGGTGCTCTTTGTTAGGGATGATATGGTATATCCAATTATGGGAGAAGAAAAGGGAAAGAAATGGTTACCCTTTTTCATCACCTTATTCGTTTACCTCTTGATCTTAAATATCCTGGGATTGATACCAGCCTTCAAAACAGCGACAGGGAATATTAATGTGGCAATGATGATGGCTATTCCTATCCTCTTCATTACTTTTATTGATGGAATAAGACATTTGGGTATTAAAAAGTTTTTTACCAATCTGTATCCGGAAGGGTCTCCTTTTGCCGTAGGGATCTTTGTCGCTGTCTTAGAGTTTATCAGTATTTTTACCAGATCATTAGTTTTAGGACTTCGGTTATTTGCCAATATGTTTGCCGGACATATGGCTATACTGTCCTTTCTTGTTTTGATCTTTGTTATTAACCCATTCTTTGGGTTTATATCCGTACCCTTTGCGGTCTTTACATATACACTTGAGGTCTTGATAGCGGTGCTTCAAGCCTTTGTTTTTACTTTGCTTAGCTGCATTTTTATCGCAATGGCGAGTGAGCACTAA
- a CDS encoding nucleoside deaminase, producing MAKSNSYQQPYLSDPEEVMEEIYFKVPPKKEKGESFQEWSGYQPDCTLEDPHECQFVPLQTANIKTNKLYKDIEHEGDRWARLACEVALESVKNSGGPFGAAILQVDEETNRIIRYWTNHNQVTRTYDPSAHAEVMTIRSACHSLGVFDLGHIDKKESQLEQPGALSYCVIYSSCEPCPMCYSAVSWARIPVLCFAATRFDAAVQGVNFSDEELYNELEQSYIERERTCCQCTTDNSLDAFNLWKRTAKVPY from the coding sequence ATGGCAAAGTCCAATTCATATCAACAGCCTTATCTATCAGATCCTGAAGAAGTAATGGAAGAAATTTATTTTAAAGTCCCTCCTAAGAAAGAAAAAGGGGAGTCCTTTCAAGAGTGGTCTGGATATCAGCCCGATTGTACTTTAGAAGATCCTCATGAATGTCAATTTGTTCCCTTGCAGACGGCTAATATAAAAACAAATAAATTGTATAAGGATATTGAGCATGAAGGTGACAGATGGGCTCGTTTAGCCTGTGAAGTAGCTTTAGAATCTGTTAAAAATTCTGGTGGTCCTTTTGGTGCGGCAATTTTGCAGGTTGATGAAGAGACCAATCGTATCATTCGCTATTGGACTAATCACAATCAGGTTACCCGTACCTATGATCCCTCAGCTCATGCCGAAGTGATGACTATCCGAAGTGCCTGTCACTCTTTAGGCGTCTTTGATTTAGGTCATATTGACAAAAAAGAATCCCAACTGGAACAACCTGGTGCGCTCTCTTATTGTGTGATTTATTCTAGTTGTGAACCCTGTCCTATGTGCTATTCTGCTGTTTCCTGGGCACGAATTCCTGTTCTATGTTTTGCTGCTACCCGATTTGATGCTGCTGTACAGGGGGTCAATTTTTCAGACGAAGAATTGTATAACGAATTAGAACAGTCCTACATAGAAAGGGAACGTACATGCTGCCAATGCACTACTGATAACTCTCTTGATGCCTTTAACTTATGGAAAAGAACCGCAAAAGTTCCTTATTAG
- a CDS encoding glycosyltransferase codes for MNIAIFTDAFYPQINGVVTSTMSLAENMIARGHVVYIVAPLFKLKDEFCHPDIKVIRLPSLPASFYDDFRWTTVFSYSTYRKLRKNKVDIVHFMTPIFVSYLGIKIGRMLKVPVIGTYHTFIGDPTYFKHLFHGPIRIDEHVAWDYANLYYNAADYVTAPTEKAVQIIKDHGCTPPSMAISNGIDLSIFDNSKSEEFKKKYNLGSHVILYVGRVAYEKNISELIKALVLLKSEVPDAQLLIIGDGPQREDFQVEAKGLCPDDSIIFTGAIPHDDLVKSGVFRCCQCFATASKTETQGITILEAQANGLVPVCAAAGGLIDLIDNGVNGFLCDPDDPEEMADRLVDILLERVDVKLMSQKTYDSTKEHHMDHVIDIWEELYTDLITRNHEGTLPKKDYLHLKSIVKIIGHFQVDLKYIYNKYVKWGLNKSKIGKE; via the coding sequence ATGAATATAGCTATATTTACGGATGCATTCTATCCTCAGATAAATGGGGTTGTCACTTCGACTATGAGTCTTGCTGAGAATATGATTGCTCGAGGGCATGTAGTGTATATCGTTGCCCCTTTATTTAAGCTCAAAGATGAATTTTGTCATCCTGATATTAAAGTCATTCGTCTACCTTCTTTACCAGCCTCTTTTTATGATGACTTTCGATGGACGACAGTCTTTAGTTATTCTACATACCGCAAATTAAGGAAGAATAAAGTAGATATAGTTCATTTTATGACTCCCATTTTTGTTTCCTATCTAGGGATAAAAATTGGTAGAATGTTAAAGGTTCCTGTTATTGGGACTTATCATACCTTCATTGGTGATCCCACTTATTTTAAACATTTATTTCATGGGCCTATTCGTATAGATGAGCATGTTGCTTGGGATTATGCCAATCTCTATTACAATGCGGCTGACTATGTTACAGCACCTACTGAAAAAGCTGTACAAATTATTAAGGACCATGGTTGTACACCCCCTTCTATGGCTATATCAAATGGTATTGATTTGTCTATCTTTGATAATTCAAAATCTGAAGAATTCAAAAAAAAGTATAATCTGGGAAGCCATGTCATACTTTATGTTGGCAGGGTAGCCTATGAAAAGAATATATCAGAATTAATAAAAGCCCTTGTCCTCCTTAAAAGTGAAGTCCCTGATGCTCAACTTTTGATTATTGGAGATGGTCCGCAACGGGAAGATTTCCAAGTTGAAGCTAAAGGCTTGTGTCCTGATGATTCTATTATATTTACAGGGGCTATACCTCATGATGATTTAGTAAAGAGTGGTGTTTTTCGATGCTGTCAATGTTTTGCTACAGCTTCAAAAACGGAAACACAGGGTATTACCATTCTTGAAGCTCAGGCTAATGGCCTTGTACCTGTTTGTGCTGCGGCAGGTGGCTTGATTGACTTAATAGATAATGGTGTTAATGGCTTTTTATGCGATCCTGATGACCCGGAAGAAATGGCCGATAGACTTGTTGATATTTTATTGGAACGTGTTGATGTAAAACTAATGAGTCAAAAGACTTATGATTCTACAAAAGAGCATCATATGGATCATGTTATTGATATTTGGGAAGAGTTGTATACAGATCTTATCACCCGCAATCACGAAGGAACCTTACCGAAGAAAGATTATCTCCATCTCAAATCCATTGTCAAAATTATTGGACATTTTCAGGTGGATCTTAAATACATTTATAATAAATATGTGAAGTGGGGCTTAAATAAGAGTAAAATAGGAAAGGAGTAA
- a CDS encoding TetR/AcrR family transcriptional regulator — protein sequence MKKKKYHHGDLSNTLIREGRNLLRQTSVENFSLRQLAYLIGVTPMAVYKHFQSKEDLITAIVTIAIEDLHTELEQMLLNDMDNREQLLHIAVYYIKFFLANPEVLYALFQDTQKREHLLESEHENLQETLRSYVLYKPLFSKIKETGTLNEFIPCELTPLFLISRIQGIATLLIRESWAFVERTPSDEDIKNLIQYGF from the coding sequence ATGAAAAAGAAAAAATACCATCATGGTGACTTGTCTAATACCCTTATAAGGGAAGGACGTAATTTGCTACGTCAAACATCTGTAGAGAATTTTTCCCTACGACAATTAGCGTACCTTATTGGGGTAACTCCCATGGCCGTGTACAAACATTTTCAAAGCAAAGAAGACTTGATTACAGCTATTGTAACAATAGCCATAGAGGACTTACACACAGAATTGGAACAAATGTTACTGAATGATATGGATAATCGGGAACAGTTGCTTCACATTGCTGTATACTACATTAAATTTTTCCTAGCTAATCCAGAAGTCCTATATGCTCTCTTTCAGGACACTCAAAAGAGAGAGCACCTACTTGAAAGTGAACATGAGAACCTGCAAGAAACCCTGAGATCCTATGTACTGTACAAGCCATTGTTCAGTAAAATAAAAGAAACAGGAACTTTAAATGAATTTATCCCCTGTGAGTTGACACCTTTATTTCTTATCTCCCGAATACAGGGAATCGCCACCCTATTGATTAGGGAAAGTTGGGCGTTTGTGGAAAGAACACCTAGTGATGAAGATATAAAAAATCTCATTCAGTATGGATTTTAA
- a CDS encoding formate--tetrahydrofolate ligase, which translates to MGTVKSDIEIAQSTKMEVINDIASHMNLPEEYLENYGKYRGKINLEAIKDFDSHKKGKLILTTAITPTPAGEGKSTVSVGLGMGLNQLGKQCVIALREPSLGPVFGIKGGAAGGGYAQVLPMEEINLHFNGDIHAIGSAHNLLSATIDNHIKFGNELGIDPTRLTWKRAVDMNDRALRNIIVGLGGPANGIPREDGFMITVASEVMAIVCLASDLIDLKTRIGNILIGYTYDRQPVFAKQLKVHGAMTALLKEAIKPNLVQTLEHTPAVIHGGPFANIAHGCNSIIATKTALKYGDYVVTEAGFGADLGAEKFFNIKCRIADLKPDCVVLVTTAVALKMHGGKRKESLGEPDVEALKKGLENMVKHIENLRSFKVPLVVSVNKMSQTSEAEYALIKQTCDELGVPCAATHVWERGGDGGKDLALEVLKAMEEQENNFTYLYPLDMSVRDKIEKIAKEIYGAEDVSYTNQALNQIKTIEKNAWGQLPICMAKTQNSISDDPSLLGRPSHFTLKVTEITPSTGAGFIVVKAGNIMTMPGLPKVPSAELIDIDEKGRITGLF; encoded by the coding sequence ATGGGGACGGTAAAATCGGATATAGAAATAGCCCAATCAACAAAAATGGAAGTTATTAACGATATCGCTTCTCACATGAATCTTCCAGAAGAATATCTGGAAAATTATGGTAAGTACCGGGGTAAAATAAATTTAGAGGCTATTAAAGATTTTGATTCTCACAAGAAGGGAAAACTCATTTTAACAACAGCCATCACCCCAACACCAGCAGGAGAAGGGAAATCAACAGTGTCTGTTGGTCTGGGAATGGGGCTGAATCAACTGGGAAAACAATGCGTCATTGCATTAAGAGAGCCCTCTCTTGGGCCTGTATTTGGAATCAAAGGAGGAGCTGCCGGAGGTGGTTATGCCCAAGTCCTTCCCATGGAAGAAATAAACCTTCATTTCAACGGAGATATTCATGCGATAGGAAGTGCCCATAACTTACTATCAGCTACCATAGACAATCATATTAAATTCGGAAACGAATTAGGTATTGATCCTACAAGGCTTACATGGAAAAGAGCTGTAGATATGAATGACCGTGCATTAAGGAATATTATTGTGGGGCTGGGAGGCCCCGCAAACGGTATCCCCAGAGAAGACGGATTTATGATTACCGTAGCTTCTGAAGTAATGGCCATTGTTTGCCTAGCTTCCGATTTGATCGATCTAAAAACAAGAATTGGTAATATTCTTATTGGTTACACTTATGACAGACAACCTGTTTTTGCTAAACAACTTAAGGTTCATGGAGCTATGACAGCCTTATTGAAGGAAGCCATCAAGCCTAATCTTGTTCAGACCCTGGAACATACTCCTGCTGTTATTCATGGAGGCCCCTTTGCCAATATTGCCCACGGCTGCAATAGTATTATTGCCACGAAGACAGCCTTAAAATACGGGGACTATGTGGTAACAGAAGCAGGTTTTGGAGCTGACCTGGGTGCAGAAAAGTTCTTTAACATAAAATGCCGTATAGCGGATCTTAAGCCAGATTGTGTGGTTCTTGTAACAACAGCTGTTGCATTAAAAATGCATGGAGGTAAAAGGAAAGAATCCTTAGGAGAACCTGATGTGGAAGCGTTAAAAAAAGGGTTAGAAAATATGGTTAAACATATTGAAAACTTGCGGAGCTTCAAAGTGCCATTAGTGGTTTCCGTGAATAAAATGTCACAAACCTCTGAAGCGGAATATGCCCTGATAAAACAAACCTGTGACGAATTAGGCGTTCCCTGTGCGGCTACCCATGTTTGGGAACGGGGTGGTGATGGGGGCAAAGATTTGGCCCTGGAAGTTTTGAAAGCGATGGAAGAGCAGGAGAATAACTTTACCTATCTCTACCCCTTAGACATGTCCGTTAGAGACAAGATTGAAAAAATTGCCAAAGAAATATATGGAGCTGAAGACGTATCTTATACCAATCAAGCTTTAAACCAAATAAAGACTATAGAAAAGAATGCCTGGGGGCAACTCCCCATTTGTATGGCAAAAACACAAAACTCTATATCTGATGATCCTAGCCTATTAGGGAGACCATCACATTTTACTTTAAAAGTTACCGAGATAACACCATCTACAGGAGCTGGATTTATTGTGGTCAAAGCTGGGAATATCATGACAATGCCGGGACTCCCCAAAGTTCCATCAGCAGAATTGATTGATATAGACGAAAAAGGAAGAATTACAGGACTTTTTTAA
- a CDS encoding SDR family NAD(P)-dependent oxidoreductase: MGKTRELTGCRALITGASAGIGESIAQTLAASGVNLILMARREDKIKTLAASLMKKYSINVDTYVADIRHKDEVEGIAKQIIDSKQSLDILVNNAGLARGTDKLQEGNIDDWEQMIDTNVKGLLYMTRYFVPFMLQSSSYPQVINIGSTAGIQAYPGGAVYCGTKSAVGFLSDGLRIDTVDTPLRVCNIRPGLVETEFSVVRFKGDKDKADNVYKDIEPLYAQDIADTVEFVLTRPTHVQITELTVMPNCQASGTIVHRKGAKQ; encoded by the coding sequence ATGGGAAAAACAAGAGAGCTTACAGGCTGTCGAGCATTAATAACAGGAGCTAGTGCAGGCATTGGAGAAAGCATTGCCCAAACATTAGCCGCTTCAGGAGTCAACCTTATACTAATGGCTCGTCGGGAAGACAAAATCAAGACATTAGCTGCCTCCCTCATGAAAAAGTATTCTATTAATGTAGACACTTATGTAGCAGATATCAGACACAAGGATGAAGTGGAAGGAATAGCAAAGCAGATCATAGATTCCAAGCAAAGTCTGGATATACTCGTTAATAACGCCGGTTTAGCTAGGGGAACAGATAAACTCCAGGAAGGTAATATTGATGACTGGGAACAAATGATCGATACCAATGTTAAGGGTCTTTTGTATATGACCAGATACTTTGTTCCTTTCATGCTTCAATCCTCCTCCTATCCACAGGTTATTAATATAGGTTCTACAGCAGGTATTCAGGCTTATCCCGGAGGAGCCGTTTATTGTGGAACCAAGTCAGCAGTTGGGTTTCTGTCAGACGGACTTAGAATTGATACGGTAGACACCCCTTTAAGGGTTTGTAATATACGACCAGGGCTTGTAGAAACAGAGTTCTCTGTTGTTAGATTCAAAGGAGACAAGGATAAAGCAGATAATGTCTATAAAGATATAGAACCTCTCTATGCCCAAGACATAGCTGATACGGTAGAATTTGTGCTAACACGCCCTACTCATGTTCAAATCACCGAGCTTACAGTCATGCCAAATTGTCAAGCCTCAGGAACAATAGTACATAGAAAAGGAGCCAAACAATAA
- a CDS encoding aldo/keto reductase, translated as MRDNTYTLANGVKIPRLGLGTYLIKDGKESTTAVRVALEAGYRHIDTASLYKNEKGVGQGIRESGVPREDIFLVSKVWNTDQGYEHTKKAFRESLERLGTDYLDLYLIHWPKQASPETWLAMEELYNEGRIKSIGVSNFTPLQLEELLKTTNIVPMVNQVELHPQFPQYQLQEYCKSRNIQIESWGPLMQGRIFQSAIAQEVAAKNDMTVAQLAILWQWQQGNVALVKSTNPQRIRDNFVIPDKELSTEDLKLLKSMEGLRLGPDPENFDF; from the coding sequence ATGAGAGACAATACTTACACATTAGCAAATGGCGTAAAGATCCCCCGTTTAGGATTGGGAACTTATCTGATTAAAGACGGAAAGGAATCAACCACTGCCGTCCGGGTAGCCTTGGAAGCAGGGTACAGACACATTGATACAGCCTCATTATATAAAAATGAAAAAGGCGTAGGACAAGGTATAAGAGAATCTGGAGTTCCCAGGGAAGATATCTTTTTAGTCAGTAAAGTATGGAATACAGATCAGGGCTATGAACACACAAAGAAAGCCTTTCGAGAGTCCCTGGAACGTTTGGGTACTGATTACTTGGACTTGTATTTGATTCATTGGCCTAAACAGGCTTCTCCAGAGACTTGGCTGGCCATGGAAGAACTGTATAATGAAGGTAGAATTAAAAGCATTGGGGTCTCTAATTTTACCCCCCTGCAATTGGAAGAATTGCTGAAAACAACTAACATTGTTCCTATGGTAAATCAGGTAGAACTTCATCCTCAATTTCCCCAATACCAATTACAGGAATACTGTAAAAGCAGAAACATCCAGATAGAATCATGGGGACCTCTTATGCAGGGACGAATTTTTCAAAGTGCCATTGCTCAGGAAGTAGCAGCTAAGAATGACATGACGGTTGCTCAATTGGCCATTCTATGGCAATGGCAACAAGGAAATGTGGCTCTGGTTAAATCCACCAATCCCCAGAGAATCAGGGATAACTTTGTCATTCCTGATAAAGAGTTGTCTACAGAAGATTTGAAATTACTCAAATCAATGGAAGGACTCAGATTAGGTCCTGATCCTGAAAATTTTGATTTTTAA
- a CDS encoding threonine aldolase family protein, whose amino-acid sequence MYSFKNDYSEGAHPSILQALVDTNYVQAPGYGEDPYCEEAAQLLKKEAQTQEGDVHFIAGGTLTNLLVISSFLRPHEAVISADSGHIYTHETGAIEATGHKILTRAPRDGKIYPDQIEDIMEEHYFEHMVKPKLVYISQPTEMGTLYSRSELLDIHHYCQAKGLYLFVDGARLGSALASSHNDVTLKDLAEYSDAFYFGGTKNGALLGEALFLSHPGVREEFRYLIKQRGAMLAKGRIIGLQFLTLFQNNLYLELAEHANKMASKLQEQINQLGYSMQFTSYTNQIFPIFPLPVIEKMEKEFEFFRWEKIDDQNWSIRLVCSWATPKEEIDRFIECLKG is encoded by the coding sequence ATGTATAGTTTTAAGAATGATTACTCCGAAGGGGCACATCCCTCCATCCTTCAAGCCTTAGTCGATACTAACTATGTGCAAGCCCCCGGTTATGGGGAAGATCCCTACTGTGAAGAAGCAGCTCAACTGTTGAAGAAGGAAGCACAGACCCAAGAGGGAGATGTACACTTTATTGCTGGTGGAACCTTAACCAATCTATTAGTTATCTCATCCTTTCTCCGTCCTCATGAAGCTGTCATTAGTGCAGATTCAGGACACATTTATACCCATGAGACAGGAGCTATTGAAGCCACAGGGCATAAAATCCTTACCAGAGCCCCTCGAGACGGTAAGATCTATCCCGATCAAATAGAAGATATTATGGAAGAACATTATTTTGAGCATATGGTAAAACCTAAGCTTGTTTATATATCCCAGCCTACGGAAATGGGAACATTGTATTCCCGTTCCGAATTATTAGATATTCATCATTACTGCCAAGCTAAGGGCTTATACTTATTCGTTGATGGAGCACGATTAGGTTCAGCTCTTGCTTCCTCTCATAATGACGTGACCCTGAAGGATTTAGCCGAATATAGTGATGCCTTTTACTTTGGAGGAACTAAGAATGGAGCCTTACTGGGGGAAGCCTTGTTTCTTAGTCACCCCGGAGTGAGAGAGGAGTTCCGTTATCTCATCAAACAACGGGGAGCCATGTTGGCCAAAGGGCGAATTATTGGTCTACAGTTCTTAACTTTGTTCCAAAATAATCTGTACCTGGAATTAGCAGAACATGCCAATAAAATGGCATCAAAGCTTCAGGAGCAGATTAATCAACTAGGTTATTCTATGCAGTTTACCTCCTATACGAACCAGATTTTCCCTATTTTCCCTCTTCCTGTGATAGAAAAAATGGAAAAAGAATTTGAGTTCTTCCGTTGGGAAAAGATTGATGATCAGAACTGGAGTATTAGGCTGGTATGCTCTTGGGCCACACCGAAAGAAGAGATTGATCGATTTATAGAATGCCTAAAAGGATAG
- a CDS encoding GntR family transcriptional regulator, with protein sequence MENWIIDDIMNGLQSGRYDVEEPLPSEHTMCARYSVPRITVRNAYNRLEDQGIVVSRQGKGRYLTPSKTPVHLDLWTGSSFSEKLMSQGLELDNRILIQKSCDYDRDIWKRLDLDGKEEQVYHIAIIRMIEDSPIAIHHSYLPIKYFPLVEEEAPTIKSMFRYFTTNGYTELKAVSVTMELSLPTSEEQELLCCPPLIPLLVLENCTHSKEVTPLQYTRILYRGDRFKYHIN encoded by the coding sequence ATGGAAAACTGGATAATTGATGACATCATGAATGGCCTTCAAAGTGGAAGATACGATGTGGAGGAACCACTCCCATCAGAACACACAATGTGTGCCCGTTACTCTGTCCCCCGGATAACAGTCAGAAATGCCTATAATCGTCTGGAGGATCAAGGGATTGTTGTCAGCCGTCAAGGAAAAGGACGTTATTTAACCCCTTCAAAAACTCCCGTACATCTTGATCTCTGGACAGGAAGTAGTTTCTCGGAAAAGCTAATGTCTCAAGGGTTAGAACTGGATAATCGCATTCTCATACAAAAATCCTGTGACTACGATAGGGATATATGGAAACGTTTGGACCTGGATGGAAAAGAGGAGCAGGTTTATCACATCGCCATTATCAGAATGATTGAAGATAGTCCCATTGCCATTCATCACAGTTATTTGCCTATTAAATACTTTCCCCTTGTAGAAGAGGAGGCTCCTACTATTAAAAGTATGTTTCGCTATTTTACAACAAATGGATATACTGAACTGAAGGCCGTTTCTGTGACCATGGAATTGAGCCTCCCCACTAGTGAAGAACAGGAGCTTCTATGCTGTCCCCCCTTGATTCCTTTACTAGTTTTAGAGAATTGTACCCATTCCAAAGAAGTAACACCTCTCCAGTATACAAGAATACTTTACCGGGGGGACCGATTTAAGTATCACATCAATTAA
- the phnG gene encoding phosphonate C-P lyase system protein PhnG — translation MKDKWTLTSYRTRILIKDKSGLALNLAQEVEDLYPIVVLQAPQEGLVMVKLREKARQSQFYLGEVVVTETKVQIEEQLGLGIVKGHDENLSKALAIIDAAYKAGLPITRNWQDAFIQADNLIKERQQEEISLLAQTKVNFQSMMEEDYL, via the coding sequence ATGAAAGATAAATGGACATTAACGAGTTATCGGACTCGAATACTCATCAAGGATAAAAGCGGATTAGCCCTGAATCTGGCTCAGGAAGTAGAAGACCTTTATCCCATTGTTGTCCTTCAGGCTCCTCAGGAAGGGCTTGTCATGGTGAAGCTCAGGGAAAAAGCACGACAAAGTCAATTCTATCTGGGTGAAGTTGTCGTAACAGAGACCAAAGTTCAGATAGAAGAACAATTAGGGCTGGGGATTGTAAAAGGGCATGATGAAAACTTATCCAAAGCCTTAGCCATCATAGATGCCGCCTATAAAGCTGGACTTCCTATAACCAGGAATTGGCAGGATGCTTTCATTCAGGCAGATAATCTCATAAAAGAACGACAACAGGAAGAGATAAGCCTACTGGCTCAGACTAAAGTTAATTTTCAATCCATGATGGAGGAGGATTATCTATGA
- the phnH gene encoding phosphonate C-P lyase system protein PhnH, which yields MRTIDPVHHTQKVYRQLVKAFSFPGRIYTLGIDDKITTTKDDMVLLLGCTLLDQGVLVSLVGSYDDTFLHQLTHMKRTTKEKADFLFVLNQEIKEEASLCFTAAKKGSELNPHEGATILLSIEDLSLLAETLPTESHYQLSGPGIKDVVQWKPLPFLECWIPERNKACSYFPLGVDVLLFDQYGRLCGLPRTTTISYINKEVN from the coding sequence ATGAGGACTATTGACCCTGTTCATCATACCCAGAAAGTGTACCGTCAATTAGTCAAAGCATTTAGCTTTCCAGGTAGAATATATACCCTTGGGATCGATGATAAGATCACCACGACAAAGGATGACATGGTACTCCTATTAGGATGTACACTCCTCGATCAAGGGGTATTGGTATCCCTGGTGGGAAGTTATGATGACACCTTTCTTCATCAGTTGACTCATATGAAAAGAACTACCAAGGAAAAGGCGGATTTCCTGTTTGTTCTCAATCAGGAGATAAAGGAAGAGGCTTCTCTTTGCTTTACTGCAGCGAAGAAGGGGAGTGAATTGAATCCCCATGAAGGAGCTACGATTCTCCTCTCCATAGAAGATCTTTCCCTTTTAGCAGAAACACTTCCTACAGAATCCCATTATCAATTATCAGGTCCGGGAATAAAAGATGTCGTCCAATGGAAGCCCCTTCCTTTTCTGGAATGTTGGATACCGGAACGAAACAAAGCCTGTTCTTATTTTCCCTTAGGAGTAGATGTTCTCCTTTTTGACCAATATGGACGTCTTTGTGGACTACCAAGAACCACAACCATTAGCTATATCAATAAGGAGGTAAACTGA